The following proteins are encoded in a genomic region of Rattus rattus isolate New Zealand chromosome 2, Rrattus_CSIRO_v1, whole genome shotgun sequence:
- the C5ar1 gene encoding C5a anaphylatoxin chemotactic receptor 1, with translation MDPISNDSSEITYDYSDGTPNPDMPADGIYIPKMQPGDIAALIIYLAVFLVGVPGNALVVWVTAFEARRTVNAVWFLNLAVADLLSCLALPILFTSIIQHNHWPFGDQACIVLPSLILLNMYSSILLLATISADRFLLVFKPIWCQKFRRTGLAWMACGVTWVLALLLTIPSFVFRRIHKDPYSDSIRCNIDYSKGPFFIEKAVAILRLMVGFVLPLLTLNICYTFLLIRTWSRKATRSTKTLKVVMAVVTCFFVFWLPYQVTGVMLAWLFPSSSTFQSVERLNSLCVSLAYINCCVNPIIYVMAGQGFHGRLRRSLPSIIRNVLSEDSLGRDSKSFTRSTMDTSTQKSQAV, from the coding sequence GACCCCATAAGTAACGACAGCAGCGAAATCACCTATGATTACTCTGATGGAACCCCAAATCCTGACATGCCTGCAGATGGCATTTACATTCCGAAGATGCAACCTGGGGACATTGCAGCCCTTATTATCTACTTGGCCGTGTTCCTGGTAGGAGTTCCCGGAaatgccctggtggtgtgggtgacAGCCTTTGAGGCCAGACGTACTGTCAACGCCGTTTGGTTTCTGAATCTGGCGGTGGCCGACCTCCTCTCGTGCTTGGCACTGCCTATCCTGTTTACGTCCATTATACAGCATAACCACTGGCCCTTCGGTGACCAGGCCTGTATAGTCCTGCCCTCGCTCATCCTGCTCAACATGTACTCCAGCATCCTGCTGCTGGCCACTATTAGTGCCGACCGTTTCCTGCTGGTGTTCAAACCCATCTGGTGTCAGAAGTTCCGCCGGACTGGCCTGGCCTGGATGGCTTGCGGAGTAACCTGGGTCTTAGCATTGCTCCTCACCATTCCGTCCTTCGTGTTCCGGCGGATACATAAGGACCCCTACTCAGATAGCATTCGATGTAATATTGACTATAGTAAGGGTCCGTTCTTCATAGAGAAGGCTGTAGCCATCCTGCGGCTGATGGTGGGTTTTGTGTTGCCTCTGCTCACTCTTAACATCTGCTACACCTTCCTCCTGATCCGGACCTGGAGTCGCAAGGCCACGCGCTCCACCAAGACGCTCAAAGTGGTGATGGCGGTGGTCACATGTTTCTTTGTCTTCTGGCTACCCTACCAGGTAACAGGGGTGATGTTAGCTTGGCTGTTCCCGTCCTCATCCACTTTTCAGTCAGTGGAGAGGCTGAACTCCTTGTGCGTTTCCCTGGCCTACATCAACTGCTGTGTTAACCCTATCATCTACGTCATGGCTGGCCAGGGTTTCCATGGGAGACTCCGAAGGTCACTCCCCAGCATCATACGAAACGTGCTCTCTGAGGACTCCTTGGGCAGGGACAGCAAGAGTTTCACTCGGTCCACGATGGATACCTCCACCCAGAAGAGTCAGGCAGTGTAG